The nucleotide sequence GGCGCGTAGGCGGCGCTGATGTTGCCGGTGAGCTCCATCCCGGCGGCTTTGGACACGCAGTAGGCAGCCCTTCCCGGCGACGGCGTTCCACTGCCGGAGATCGACCCCACGTAGGCGATCCGCAGTCGGATGCCGTGGGCGTCTGGATCGGGCAGGCTCGGAGCGCTCAAGAGCCCTCGCACGAGTTCGGCGTAGGCTCGGCAGTTGCCGTCGAAGCAGTAGGCGTAGTCGTCCGCACTGACATCCCCGATCCGCTCCCGGCGCACCTGAACCGACGGCGAGTAGATGACGGCGCGGATCGGCACGCCCAGGTCCCGAACGAACGGCACGACCGACGCGACGTCCGACACGTCCAGCGGCAGCATCCGCGACCGCGACGAACCGAAGTGGCTCCGAAGCATCAGCTCGAGCTGCCGGGCTTCCACCTCGCTGCCGCGATAGGTCCCGATGACATCCCATCCTCGGCTCGCAAGCGCGAGCGCCGCCATCCTGCCCACGCCAAAACCGTAGGCGTCGCTGTGTGATCGTTCGTCATCGCCGTCGCCGGGCTCGACGCCGTCAGGCAGCCGCTTGGCGGCAGCGCCCACGACGAGTGCCACGTTGCCGGCGCCGCCCGCACCTAGTTGCCGGAACAGGTCGGGATAGCGCGCGTACTCGGCGGTGCGAAACACGGCTCCGCTGGAGCGATAGGCGGCGACACCATCATCCGTCAACTGGAATGGCATTGTCCTACGCCTTCCGAATTCCTCGCACCCAAGGCACGTACCGGTTCATCTCGCGCTCGAACTGGAAGTCGAGCTCCGGAAGCGGACGGCGCGGACGAGTCCATGACCGGAACCGTCCGTCTTCGCCGAACTCCGTGAGGAGCACGCGCTCGCTCCATGACTCGTCTTCGGGACGCCATCGCCATGCGTCGCCCAGTTCCGTGAGCAGCGGTTCGCCGGACTCGTCCAGCACCAGGTAGGAACCGCGACTGCCGCCGCCGTGATCTCGGTAGTGCGCAATCGCCTCGAGGTAGGCAGCATGGGCGAACGCGAACGACCGGACCACGAAGGCGTCCGGTAGCTCCGACGCCGATGCGACCGTCGCGCGTTCACACTGAGCGATCTCGGCGTAGGCATCGGTCAGCGCGTCGTGGATGCCGGGACCGCGAACGTGCGCACCGACTCGTGTCATGCGCTCGCGGATGCGATCCCGGATGGATGCGACCGTCGCGGCTCCGTTCCGTCGGGTGAGTCGCGAGGAAAGCTCGCGGAACTTCGCGACGACGGCGGCTGCCGCGCTGTCGAAGTCGTCGCCGGATCGGGCTGATTCGGGCTCGCCGAACGCGATGCGTTCCGCCGCCATGATCGCGAACGACTGCCCGGCGTTGAGCGCCGATCCCCCAGGGCGGTAGACCCCGTGGTGTCCGGCGACTTCGCCGATGGCGAACAGCCGACGGGTGTTGGTCGACTCGCCGTTGGCGTCGGTTTCCAGCCCACCATTGTTGTGCTGGGCGCAGACCCGCACTTCGAGCGGCTCCGTCGCGAGATCGATCCCTTTACTCGCGTAGAGCGCGACTGCCTGCGGATTCATGTGAGCGAGTCGCGACAGCGGCGTGGGCAGTTCCAGCGCGCCGGCGCGATCTAGGTACGATCGGGCTTCATCGGAGAGTGCGCCGGTGTTGAAGGCATCCATCGTGCCGGTGGATCGCGGGTTCTCTCGGAAGTCCAAGAAGACGCGCCGTCGCTCGATCTCCGTCTCGCGGTAGACTAGCACGTCGATCAGCGACGACCCGGACAGCCGCGCCGCGTCAAAGGGCCACTGATACCCCTTGAGGAACGTCGTCGAGGCGAGGGCTCCCATGGACCCGAAGTGCGGGTTCAGGAACTCGCGCTCGTCCGAGCCGTCGGCGGCGGCGCTGAAGTAGCGCGGGATCGCCTGCTGATAGGTGCCCGACACGTTCCAGCGGAATCTCACAGACGCCAGCCCGTGCTGCGATTCGGTCAGGTTCGCGGCGCGCGTTCCGGCTTCGAGCGCGACGCCGATGCCCCCGTTGTGGCACGTCGGATAGACCGAGCTCCGGTAGAGCCCGCCGGGACCTCCTACCGCCAGGACGACGTTCGACGCGCGAAAGAGCCGGAACCCGAAGTCGGGCGACTCCGGGGAGGACGTGTCCATGGCGAGCAGACCGCAGCAGCAGACGTCGTGAACGACCAGCGCCAGGAGCAGATGGCGGTCGAACACGGGAACCCCGCGCGTCTGCACTTCGCCGATGAGGGCTTCGACCATGTCGCGCGACGTGAGCGGACCCGTCGAGGTCCCTCGCGGGTGCGGCGAATGGTCGGTCACATACCCACCGTACCCGCCGAGAACGTCATGCGGGAACGGCACACCGAGCTCCGCCAGCCCGTAGAACGCCCGGGCGGACAGGTTCCCCTGAACTGTGGCGATGTCGCCGTCCAGCGATCCTCCGGCATAGAGCTGCTCCGCCATGCTGCGAGGCGAGTCCCCGGTTTCGCGTGCGACGCCCCACGTGTAGAACGTCTGCTTGTCGGAACCGGTGTTGTAGGAGGTGCTGTTGCGCAGGTCTTCCGTAAGGATGGCGATCCGGCGGCTCGGCTGCGACTTGAGGTTCCGCGACAGCGCGACGGCGCACCGCAAGCCCGCCGCTCCCGCCCCGACGACGACGGTATCCACATCGTAGACGGGCACCGAAGCCGCTCCTGCGGCAAGTGAACCCGTCGGCTGGGGTCGGTTCTCGTGGCTGTGATGCGTCGACCACGGAATCGTCTTCACGAGCCCGGCTCGAATGCGAGGTGCGACTGCGTCAACACGGAGTACGTCTCCGGCATGCGGTCATGTCGCCCTGTCGCGCGCCATCGACCGACCCAGGGAAGCCTCTCGCGGGCGTCGAGATCGACGTCCGCCCAGAAGACGCCTTCCTTGCCATCGTTCGTCGCGACGATGCGACCGACCTGGTCGATCACCATGCTGCTGCCGTCGTAGACCGCCGGAACCATCACGACGCCGTTGTCGCGCGCCCGTACGCGGAACACGGTCTCGCCTTCGACGCGTCCGTCTTCGTCGCGGAAGGTCGTGCCCCATGTCGGCGCGAGGATCACCTCGGCTCCCTGTAGCGTGAAGATCGCGTGCGGTTCCGGGAAGAACCAGTCGTAGCATATCTGCATCGCGACGACCCCGAAATCCGTTCGGAACACCGGATACGAGTCGCCCGGCGTGATCCCCTGACGCCACTCGTCGCGCGGCAGATGCACTTTCCGGTAGGTTCCCGCCAGTTCGCCGTCGCGGTCGAGTAAGACCGCCGTGTTGTAGAGCACGTCGCCGACGGCTTCGAGCAGTCCTGCGACGACCCACATCCGGTTCCGCCGCGCGGCTTCTCCGAGCGCCTGCGTCGATGGACCCGGAATCGGCTCAGCGGAACCGGCGAACCCATGCGACGTGCCGACCATCGTGATCGCCTCGGACAGGCAGAGGATGTCCACGCGATCCGCGCCGGCGGCATCGACGAGTTGGCAGAAGAGCTCCAGATTCTTCACCTTGTCGCTGTTGCGCGGGCGCAGGTAGGACGTCCCGATGCGCACCATTCGCGGAGCCGGCGCATCGGCGGGCAGCATCGACACGCTGCGCCAGGTGACCGACCCTTCGCCGAGCCACTTGTGGTCGAGCGATAGCTCAGCGCCGTCGGCGTCCGCAGGCGCGACGACGGTTCCCTCGAACCGCGCGTCGCCCCCATGGAGGATGGGCCCGCGCGCCAGGTCGCCGCCGTGGTTCAGTCGTCGCCCATCCTTGGTCCAAGCGACCCGAAGAATGATCGACCGCTCGGGATCGTTGACGCCGCTCACGGACAGCTCGGCTTTCACGGCGTACGCCTCGCCCGCGCCGACGCCGTGGATCGACTGGAACACGCCGCCCACCGACCAGGGCGTTCCGTCCGGTGCGACGCGCAGCCCGGCAGGCGTCCACGAAACGTTGCACGACGCGCGCTGCCATTCGGGCGTCCACACGCGCCATCCGTCGGGCAGCGCGTCCGCGCCTTCTTGATGCCCACCGCCCTGAAACCCACCGTTGACGACCAACTCGATACCGTCTCGCGGCATGGACAACCCCTATCGTGGGAGCGGACTTCGCCGGTAGAGTGCCGCTCTGCGGGCTTCGGCGCAACCGCCGCGTGACGCTCGACAGCCGCGCCGCCATCGGGTAGGCTTCTCGCCGCCGACTCGGGCCCGCTCCATGCCGAAAGGACTCGCCGTGAAGATCACGTCCGTCGAGACGTTCCTGGTCAAGCCGCGATGGCTGTTCCTGAAGATCCACACCGACGAGGGGATCGTCGGGCTCGGGGAACCGATCCTGGAAGGCAGAGCCCTGACGTGCGCCCAGGCGGTCGACGAGCTCGCGCAGTACCTGATCGGCAAAGACCCGACGCGAGTCGCCCACCACTGGCAGGCGATGTACCGCCACGCCTTCTATCGCGGCGGGCCCATC is from Candidatus Poribacteria bacterium and encodes:
- a CDS encoding SDR family oxidoreductase, whose product is MPFQLTDDGVAAYRSSGAVFRTAEYARYPDLFRQLGAGGAGNVALVVGAAAKRLPDGVEPGDGDDERSHSDAYGFGVGRMAALALASRGWDVIGTYRGSEVEARQLELMLRSHFGSSRSRMLPLDVSDVASVVPFVRDLGVPIRAVIYSPSVQVRRERIGDVSADDYAYCFDGNCRAYAELVRGLLSAPSLPDPDAHGIRLRIAYVGSISGSGTPSPGRAAYCVSKAAGMELTGNISAAYAPSIMAFNMNVSIADTAATVNVRAKYEPIMARESHVGSMLSARDVANALVANLVDVHINHGANIDATAGWRRNAL
- a CDS encoding FAD-binding protein, with protein sequence MRAGLVKTIPWSTHHSHENRPQPTGSLAAGAASVPVYDVDTVVVGAGAAGLRCAVALSRNLKSQPSRRIAILTEDLRNSTSYNTGSDKQTFYTWGVARETGDSPRSMAEQLYAGGSLDGDIATVQGNLSARAFYGLAELGVPFPHDVLGGYGGYVTDHSPHPRGTSTGPLTSRDMVEALIGEVQTRGVPVFDRHLLLALVVHDVCCCGLLAMDTSSPESPDFGFRLFRASNVVLAVGGPGGLYRSSVYPTCHNGGIGVALEAGTRAANLTESQHGLASVRFRWNVSGTYQQAIPRYFSAAADGSDEREFLNPHFGSMGALASTTFLKGYQWPFDAARLSGSSLIDVLVYRETEIERRRVFLDFRENPRSTGTMDAFNTGALSDEARSYLDRAGALELPTPLSRLAHMNPQAVALYASKGIDLATEPLEVRVCAQHNNGGLETDANGESTNTRRLFAIGEVAGHHGVYRPGGSALNAGQSFAIMAAERIAFGEPESARSGDDFDSAAAAVVAKFRELSSRLTRRNGAATVASIRDRIRERMTRVGAHVRGPGIHDALTDAYAEIAQCERATVASASELPDAFVVRSFAFAHAAYLEAIAHYRDHGGGSRGSYLVLDESGEPLLTELGDAWRWRPEDESWSERVLLTEFGEDGRFRSWTRPRRPLPELDFQFEREMNRYVPWVRGIRKA
- a CDS encoding carbon-nitrogen hydrolase family protein produces the protein MPRDGIELVVNGGFQGGGHQEGADALPDGWRVWTPEWQRASCNVSWTPAGLRVAPDGTPWSVGGVFQSIHGVGAGEAYAVKAELSVSGVNDPERSIILRVAWTKDGRRLNHGGDLARGPILHGGDARFEGTVVAPADADGAELSLDHKWLGEGSVTWRSVSMLPADAPAPRMVRIGTSYLRPRNSDKVKNLELFCQLVDAAGADRVDILCLSEAITMVGTSHGFAGSAEPIPGPSTQALGEAARRNRMWVVAGLLEAVGDVLYNTAVLLDRDGELAGTYRKVHLPRDEWRQGITPGDSYPVFRTDFGVVAMQICYDWFFPEPHAIFTLQGAEVILAPTWGTTFRDEDGRVEGETVFRVRARDNGVVMVPAVYDGSSMVIDQVGRIVATNDGKEGVFWADVDLDARERLPWVGRWRATGRHDRMPETYSVLTQSHLAFEPGS